The Plasmodium vinckei vinckei genome assembly, chromosome: PVVCY_14 genome window below encodes:
- a CDS encoding osmiophilic body protein G377, putative — translation MRILLYTLLLCICSGFTKSQKAHNFDNIIKYLKEIKIIPQYIPDQLEDNIQLIPPYLVYKYKNRIYYIHNNVDIYPPGDSKPKPIFPIDPEDVVECNHNNPKNPVDEDEDDDDTVDINTFVVDNETGMYVPNININGIDGQTGINAEFEIPKNNQVPTEHNGPTAIINIIMGEGCTNYSLGEMVDIKENKEICKDIQTGFEIFYKDDIYDYEEQTEKTPSHNIEITDFYTFLNAIHILFHQHEYNKNYTINNVPVNDVKLFMKEVYINIHNSLKTYILFSGLNFSDYTYSPKEFSIDTLLNDFYHLTNDSNDNMNGSFENIEKLLKYVATSKSRLTIKLVENAIKSFLDEHNLMVLDIKLLTHIFSTNRILNYNENDIIKYATDLVNISEIDISPRIISTVFIYLIQKINIFPMPNYPTLFEYGNVLFLENNDLIATIENIYNKFFKHFYRHGNNTNKGKNNMSHETILDTIPWAKQIYSKFKTTYDLLAFKYGAILFYNSYVNIMDYLSKNKNIKTIIEKNKANNQIKNLDQFLNELIKLLKIAPSESATVKDSKEPLPVFISLKDTNRHNSRVLSDDFDEDDIDSHETLEEDNDTTDQDNKYFKELKITVENELISERKKYVLERNKEIERQEQHIKKEIDDIDAKHELETQNLEKDEPQKEILQDEEIDRQYEEGLEEEKEIDRQRLIALGKDLVKSPLEKDTRYDKVYYEIALKSLTADPDEAYGRVIKAGNDFITKTEEQFEQIVYRLKESTAPKYHELTVEVKKALDKSFKTLIKKIKNKENIAKSDNLSSYKKDIESYLNKITKKSSDGKYYMCVGDLMTTKYNEYRDELMKLCDKKFYANFRKSLSKHYLKLMREFRITLKNAIRLAQDLATTYDQNEYIPKFTSIYTERKTFYKNKYKDDRRKISKSLDESYRSMLDKDHKLKQRTINKELQKIKLHLINHINAAMTELYNTTYTELQIDKTYIFKQINEISITVNELYKDNESLTNTLTSLETDLTNIPNFNSKNFTGKKDTVNKRITNVKENIKKNVNKINQFKDKFNSLSSQHDIVIQKMNTIHEIEKKLRLFKYEIEKSYKKEVISKEIIVDDFTHLRRVYKVIQETILDLFNELYDIENQHNELKIDLQILTNNYNDKKIQVDALEKLYQNQPNAKEINIEPLVSQKAELTKLEAQIKVIQTNIDKLKIKRGIISNEVNFITSDSARNPPHTINYLQKFPLDPFIRTNTSFEDFMEDLIINLEIDNQIYQKFIKIIKGYIRRVPKNAIFSFKFLESQNKKKIINEKYYQIYNKGLNIFIKHLYGFYSNLQIYIESKKKVLTPNLLAESGAKTNLLSPQPTLIAYLERNIIHIENVLDKLRAEVYIPDVSYIITQPDYFLKEIKNEDTQNAALYKDLVNSYTKLKDIATNINTVYEKMCTYDNYYKHASERILRYRASLKFFHEVSDKIYYLSFKEEKIRTALVDGKVVQVDKYGKHIKPFSMLQYVDNIVEDVYDKDKYLNVIKEETIYPFPLKPLKDIYILGKTLKYNLLRNNQLSEFKTFVKSKMYTIIEKSDNNPYIFNKEELAKLNIIKDIDTTNNKTNLIEGSLQNFYSHYSDIFQGIDSHIPNMIENTINDLLKKKGITYTALLEIIKYLKKKPNILRIKEIIVLCEKILAKSNLHFITPDQLAFFIVSILEGFDIKVLMTNVKRNDNKSTIMSYLNLLKMDHKKDVILSNYVKDFILKFLKPKKSHTQLKYNPKLYEFLQSLNNSLDGNNKMYEAFKKKNPDFNTQLLSSIKNSLDAFLKYFIPNILATHNIQGDFFAFDEYNKKETEVFLFDKVDYTKDFNKLLSDFFFSINSEVRKLHNAHINSVDLNCLKEHPHFNFANIIPNIDDNKINENFQNYMKTTNTHNIQPIMVLFRLFFHPKNKDLFTYSNVISVVEKFFASEQFDNDTKKMIGKLVYSLMARLSFIVVSYLEPKIEDVVDGIDINLMNLFHTVINKMIYTLYCKNDKKYLEPFIPTTMIKNDKVFKLDALKIYNEFIMSLPDQDKRSAINFFQTDFPHVASTIISDALTFVNHHMENKPGVYHSDEYVQLETLFKFNYKLSSNQNLYYENFDEFIQKKPEFTKTSNLLLIKKAEYDHSNNNVIYKNELNLEDIIDEKSFGLLTEELFKEHLTIKQVNDRFTDIMKKLKVLMPKMHVFKDKLEKSGNTEVEKDIYEYIYKRFKNLNISYSVQGLVYIPIKKLIDFALFPNVLVQNVDADYMTMQLEYKYNRYMKFLDELSNCLIDIYYYKKNDSCLRFGNYTQNEIQIEQKILNLMQTPFIETLEGNQNNYIYNKYISENDDIFYYFINKLLPNNQKIDKDKLNIHIFKVKYFVLEITKFVIKKVLSTMPSSYLTKMTHDNININIDTIINSLHSLYTKHNKTKVNEHQTTSTYTHTIGSIIHFMYNASDDLPDFEISEDLKPEELIVNPADFATEDDYDEYDEDADEKIIIKTDLSEEEKNDKRAVMIGLEGKQKVKNIKYYLNNYIAEFLLNNNISFKYLYQFIQNLDNFKAYLPTLSELYIFVDKHVNIINSIYSSYYIPYTQTDTIISIFVDTFKALGLDIYSV, via the coding sequence ATGAGAATACTGTTGTATACTCTTCTTTTATGTATTTGCTCTGGTTTCACAAAAAGCCAAAAAGCCcataattttgataatataataaaatatcttaaagaaataaaaataataccaCAATATATACCAGATCAGCTAGAAGATAATATTCAATTAATTCCACCATATttagtatataaatataaaaataggatatattatatacataacaATGTTGATATATATCCCCCAGGTGATTCAAAACCAAAACCAATTTTTCCAATAGACCCAGAAGATGTAGTTGAATGTAATCATAATAATCCAAAGAATCCAGTTGACGAAGATGAAGATGATGACGATACAGTTGATATAAACACTTTTGTCGTTGATAATGAGACAGGTATGTATGTACctaacataaatataaatggtATCGATGGACAAACAGGAATAAATGCCGAGTTTGAAattccaaaaaataatcaagtTCCAACAGAACATAATGGACCTACTGCaattataaacataattatGGGAGAAGGATGCACTAACTATTCATTAGGAGAAATGGTAgatattaaagaaaataaagaaatttgTAAAGATATTCAAACTGgatttgaaatattttataaagatgatatatatgattaCGAAGAACAAACTGAAAAGACACCATCACataatattgaaataaCTGATTTTTATACCTTTTTAAATGCtatacacattttatttcaccaacatgaatataataaaaattatacaataaataatgtcCCAGTTAATGatgttaaattatttatgaaagaagtatatattaatattcacaattctttaaaaacatatatattattttccgGATTAAATTTTAGTGATTATACATATAGCCCAAAAGAATTTTCTATAGATACATTATTAAATGACTTTTACCATTTAACTAATGAttcaaatgataatatgaatggatcttttgaaaatatagaaaaactACTAAAATATGTGGCAACATCAAAAAGTAGattaacaataaaattagTAGAAAATGCAATTAAAAGTTTTTTAGATGAACATAATTTAATGGTTTtagatataaaattattaacacACATTTTTTCAACCAATagaatattaaattataatgaaaacgatattattaaatatgcaaCTGATCTAGTAAATATTTCTGAAATAGATATATCTCCTAGAATTATTTCAACAGTCTTTATATAtcttatacaaaaaataaatatcttCCCAATGCCAAATTATCCTACTTTATTCGAATATGGCaatgttttgtttttagaaaataatgatctAATAGCAACGATAGAAAACATatacaataaatttttcaagCATTTTTATAGACAtggaaataatacaaacaaaggtaaaaataatatgagtCATGAAACAATATTAGATACAATACCATGGGctaaacaaatttattcaaaatttaaaacCACCTATGATTTATTAGCATTTAAATATGGtgcaatattattttataattcttatgtaaatataatggactatttaagtaaaaataaaaatattaaaactattatagaaaaaaataaagcaaataatcaaataaaaaatctagatcaatttttaaatgaattaataaaGCTATTAAAAATTGCACCATCTGAATCAGCCACAGTAAAAGACTCAAAAGAACCATTACCAGTATTTATAAGTCTAAAAGATACAAACAGACATAATAGTAGAGTTCTTTCTGATGATTTTGATGAAGATGATATTGATAGCCATGAAACATTAGAGGAAGATAATGACACAACCGATCAAgacaataaatattttaaagaacTAAAAATAACTGttgaaaatgaattaataagtgaacgaaaaaaatatgtactCGAAAGAAACAAAGAAATAGAAAGACAAGAAcaacatattaaaaaagaaatagacGACATAGATGCAAAACATGAATTAGAAACACAAAACTTAGAAAAAGATGAACcacaaaaagaaatattacaaGATGAAGAAATTGATAGACAATATGAAGAAGGTttagaagaagaaaaagaaattgaTAGACAAAGACTTATAGCTTTAGGAAAAGATCTGGTTAAATCACCATTAGAAAAAGACACACGTTATGATAAAGTTTACTACGAAATAGCACTTAAAAGTTTAACAGCAGACCCTGATGAAGCTTATGGTAGAGTTATTAAAGCAGGAAATGATTTTATAACTAAAACAGAAGAACAATTTGAGCAAATAGTCTATAGATTAAAAGAATCTACAGCACCAAAATATCATGAATTAACAGTTGAGGTTAAGAAAGCTCTTGATAAAAgttttaaaacattaataaaaaaaataaaaaataaagaaaatatagcCAAATCAGATAATCTAAgtagttataaaaaagatatagaatcttatttaaataaaataacaaaaaaaagttctgatggtaaatattatatgtgtgtAGGAGATCTTATGACAAccaaatataatgaatatagAGATGAACTTATGAAATTatgtgataaaaaattttatgccAATTTTAGAAAAAGTTTAAGtaaacattatttaaaattgatGAGAGAGTTTAGaataacattaaaaaatgcaataaGATTAGCACAAGATCTTGCAACTACTTATGatcaaaatgaatatattccAAAATTTACAAGCATTTATACAGAAagaaaaacattttataaaaataaatataaagatgATCGACgaaaaatatcaaaatcTCTAGATGAATCATATAGAAGTATGTTAGACAAGGATCACAAACTAAAACAAAGAACTATTAATAAAGAAttgcaaaaaattaaattacaTCTTATAAATCATATTAATGCTGCAATGACAGAGTTATATAACACAACATATACAGAATTACAAATtgataaaacatatatattcaaacaAATCAATGAAATAAGTATAACTGTTAATGAACTATACAAAGACAATGAATCTCTAACCAATACACTTACAAGTTTAGAAACGGATTTAACAAATATTCCAAATTttaatagtaaaaattttacaggaaaaaaagataccgtaaataaaagaataacTAAtgttaaagaaaatattaaaaaaaatgtaaataaaattaaccagtttaaagataaatttaattccCTTTCCAGTCAACATGATATTGtcatacaaaaaatgaatactATACatgaaattgaaaaaaaacttagattatttaaatatgagattgaaaaaagttataaaaaGGAAGTAATAAGCAAAGAAATAATTGTAGACGACTTTACACATCTAAGAAGAGTATATAAAGTAATACAAGAAACTATCTTAgatttatttaatgaattatatGATATAGAAAATCAACATAATGAGCTTAAAATTgatttacaaatattaacaaacaattataatgataaaaaaatacaagtAGATGcattagaaaaattatatcaaaatCAACCAAACgcaaaagaaataaatatagaaccCCTTGTCTCACAAAAAGCagaattaacaaaattagaAGCTCAAATTAAAGTAATACAAAcaaatatagataaattaaaaattaaaagaggAATTATATCTAATGaagttaattttataacaaGTGATAGTGCACGTAATCCACCACATactattaattatttacaaaaatttcCTTTAGATCCTTTTATACGAACTAATACATCTTTTGAAGATTTTATGGAAGATCTAATTATTAACTTAGAAATAGATAATCAAATCTatcaaaaatttattaaaattattaaaggTTATATAAGACGGGTTCCAAAAAAtgctatattttcatttaaatttttagaaagccaaaataaaaaaaaaattattaatgaaaaatattatcaaatttataacaagggattaaatatatttatcaagCATTTATACGGTTTCTATTCtaatttacaaatttatattgaatccaaaaaaaaagtactCACACCTAATCTGTTAGCTGAAAGTGGAGCCAAAACAAACCTTCTATCACCACAACCAACTTTAATTGCCTATTTAGAAcgaaatattattcatattgaAAATGTATTAGATAAGTTGAGAGCAGAGGTGTACATTCCCGATGTTAGTTACATAATAACACAACCAGAttactttttaaaagaaataaaaaatgaagatacACAAAATGCAGCACTATATAAAGATTTAGTAAATAGTTATACCaaattaaaagatatagcaactaatataaatactgtttatgaaaaaatgtgtaCATACGATAACTATTATAAACATGCATCTGAAAGAATATTACGATATAGGGCATCACTTAAATTCTTTCATGAAGTATcagataaaatatattatctaagttttaaagaagaaaaaataaggaCAGCTTTAGTAGATGGGAAAGTAGTACAAGTTGATAAATATGGAAAACATATCAAGCCATTCTCTATGTTACAATATGTAGATAATATAGTAGAAGATGTATATGATaaagataaatatttaaatgtaataaaagaagaaaCTATATATCCATTCCCTTTAAAACCtttaaaagatatatacatattaggtaaaacattaaaatataacttATTACGTAATAATCAACTAAGTGAATTTAAAACTTTTGTTAAATCTAAAATGTATACCATCATTGAAAAGAGTGACAATAATccatacatatttaataaagaagaattagccaaattaaatataattaaagatATAGATAccacaaataataaaacaaatttaattgAAGGAAGTTTACAAAATTTCTATTCACATTATTCAGACATCTTTCAAGGAATAGATAGTCACATTCCTAATATGATTGAAAATACTATTAATgatcttttaaaaaaaaaaggtataACTTATACTGCCTTATtagaaattattaaatatttaaaaaaaaaaccaaacattttaagaataaaagaaattataGTATTATGTGAAAAAATACTAGCCAAATCAAACTTACATTTTATCACTCCAGATCAACTAGccttttttattgtctCTATATTAGAAGGATTTGATATTAAAGTTTTAATGACAAATGTAAAAAGAAATGACAACAAATCAACCATTATGtcttatttaaatttattaaaaatggatCATAAAAAAGATGTAATCTTGTCTAATTATGTAAAAGATTTTATActcaaatttttaaaaccaAAAAAAAGTCATAcacaattaaaatataatcctaagttatatgaatttttacAAAGTTTAAATAACAGTTTAgatggaaataataaaatgtatgaagcatttaaaaaaaaaaatccagACTTCAACACTCAATTATTAAGTTCAATCAAAAATAGTCTTGATgcctttttaaaatatttcattccAAACATATTAGCTACACATAATATTCAAGGTGATTTCTTTGCATttgatgaatataataaaaaagaaacagaagtatttttatttgataagGTTGACTATACTAAAGATTTTAATAAGTTGTTATCagattttttcttttcaatAAATTCAGAAGTACGGAAATTACATAATGCTCATATAAATAGTGTAGATTTAAATTGTCTAAAGGAACATCctcattttaattttgcaAACATTATACCTAATATAGAtgacaataaaataaatgaaaattttcaaaactATATGAAAACAACTAATACTCATAATATACAACCAATAATGGTTTTATttagattattttttcatccaaaaaataaagacttatttacatattctAATGTAATTAGTGTAGTAGAAAAATTCTTTGCATCTGAACAATTTGATAAtgatactaaaaaaatgataggAAAACTTGTTTACTCATTAATGGCTAGATTATCTTTTATAGTTGTTTCTTATTTAGAACCCAAAATCGAAGATGTAGTAGATGGTATTGATATTAATCTAATGAATCTATTCCATACTGttattaacaaaatgatatatacaCTTTACtgtaaaaatgataaaaaatatttagaaCCATTTATTCCTACTACTAtgattaaaaatgataaagtATTCAAGTTAGatgcattaaaaatatataatgaatttataatGTCTTTACCTGATCAAGATAAAAGATCTGCAATCAACTTTTTTCAAACAGATTTCCCACATGTTGCTTCTACTATTATATCTGATGCACTTACTTTTGTAAATCATCATATGGAAAACAAACCAGGAGTATATCACTCAGATGAATATGTTCAATTAGAAACattattcaaatttaaTTACAAACTTTCTAGTaatcaaaatttatattatgaaaattttgatgagtttattcaaaaaaaaccAGAATTTACTAAAAcatcaaatttattattaattaaaaaagcaGAATATGAtcattcaaataataatgttatatataaaaatgaattaaaccTTGAAGATATAATCGATGAAAAATCATTTGGATTATTGACAGAAGAACTATTTAAAGAACATCTAACTATTAAACAAGTTAATGATAGATTTACtgatattatgaaaaaattaaaagtttTAATGCCTAAAATGCATGTATTTAAAGataaattagaaaaatCTGGAAATACTGAAGTagaaaaagatatatatgaatatatatataaacgttttaaaaatttaaatatatcttaCTCAGTACAAGGTCTAGTATATATacctataaaaaaattaatagatTTTGCCTTATTTCCAAATGTACTAGTTCAAAATGTAGATGCAGATTATATGACTATGCAAttagaatataaatataatcgTTATATGAAATTTTTAGATGAATTATCTAACTGTTTAAtagatatttattattataaaaaaaatgatagttGTCTACGTTTTGGTAATTATACACAAAATGAAATCCAAATTGAACAAAAAATCCTAAACCTAATGCAAACTCCATTTATTGAAACATTAGAAGgcaatcaaaataattatatatataataaatatatatcagaaaatgatgatatattttattacttcATTAATAAACTCTTACCAAATAATCAGAAAATTGATAAAgacaaattaaatatacacatatttaaagttaaatattttgttcttgaaattacaaaatttgTCATTAAAAAGGTTTTATCAACAATGCCATCATCTTATCTAACAAAAATGACACatgataatattaacataaatattgatacaataataaatagttTACATTCTCTCTATacaaaacataataaaacaaaagtaAATGAACATCAAACAACTTCTACCTACACACATACAATCGGTTCTATAATCCATTTTATGTACAACGCTAGTGATGATCTACCTGATTTTGAAATCTCTGAAGATCTAAAACCAGAAGAATTAATTGTAAATCCAGCAGATTTTGCAACTGAAGATGATTATGATGAATATGATGAAGATGctgatgaaaaaattattataaaaacagATCTAAGTGAAGAAGAAAAGAATGACAAACGTGCTGTTATGATTGGATTAGAAGGAAAacaaaaagttaaaaatattaaatattatttaaataattatattgctgaatttttattaaataataatatatcatttaaatatttatatcaatttATTCAAAATCTAGACAACTTTAAAGCATATTTACCAACCTTATctgaattatatatttttgttgatAAACAtgttaatattatcaattCTATTTATAGTTCCTATTATATTCCATATACACAAACAGACACTATCATAAGTATATTCGTTGATACCTTTAAGGCACTTGGCTTAGATATATACTCCGTTTAG
- a CDS encoding vacuolar protein sorting-associated protein 26, putative, translating into MLANIFGSVCSIDLKIDAEEGRKFSFLRKDKKGEKYPIFSDGEDINGVATITLKPGKKIEHYGIKLELIGQINILNDKSNSYDFFSISKDLEPPGFLIESKQFKWKFSSVDKQYESYCGKNAQLRYFVRLNIIKGYSGNIQKEIDFIVQNVCIPPEINNTIKMEVGIEDCLHIEFEYDKSKYHLKDVVVGKVYFLLVRIKIKHMELDIIKIETSGIGRNCVTETSTLSKYEIMDGSPTKSECIPVRLYLSGFDLTPTYKNIQNKFSVKYYINLIIVDEEERRYFKKQEIFLWRKKIG; encoded by the exons ATG ctAGCTAACATATTTGGAAGTGTGTGCTCTATAGATTTAAAAATCGATGCCGAAGAAGGACGGAAGTTTTCATTTTTGCGGAAAGATAAGAAGGGAGAAAAATATCCGATTTTTTCAGACGGTGAAGATATAAATGGTGTTGCAACAATAACATTAAAAccaggaaaaaaaatagaacaTTATGGAATAAAATTAGAATTAATAggtcaaataaatatattaaatgataaatccAATTcttatgattttttttcaatatctAAAGATTTAGAACCTCCAGGTTTTTTAATTGAAAgtaaacaatttaaatgGAAATTTTCATCTGTCGATAAACAATATGAATCTTATTGTGGTAAGAATGCACAATTACGATATTTTGTTcgattaaatataataaaaggtTATTCAGGGAATATCCAAAAAGAAATAGATTTTATAGTACAGAATGTTTGTATACCTcctgaaataaataatacaataaaaatggaagtAGGGATTGAAGATTGTTTACATATAGAATTTGAATATGATAAATCtaaatatcatttaaaagATGTTGTAGTAGGAAAagtctattttttattagttagaataaaaataaaacatatggaattagatattataaaaattgaaacATCAGGTATTGGAAGAAATTGTGTAACAGAAACATCAActttatcaaaatatgaaattatGGATGGATCACCAACTAAATCTGAATGTATACCAGTTAGATTATACCTAAGTGGATTTGATTTAACTCCaacttataaaaatattcaaaataaattttctgttaaatattatattaatctTATAATTGTTGATGAGGAAGAAAGACGGTATTTTAAGAAGCAAGAGATTTTTCTTTGGAGGAAAAAAATTGGATAA
- a CDS encoding AP-3 complex subunit sigma, putative translates to MIKGVLIINTNGKPRFLRFYDGSSHERQQLITKKIHEIIIKRPPNECCCFIDNEELFGSDMKIVYRHFATLFFIFIIDSMESELGILDLIQVFVQVLDVNFENVCELDLVYNYEQINYILDEIVMGGIVLETNIDAILHSINGSKKLIDNESSFFGD, encoded by the exons ATGATAAAGGGtgtattaataattaacaCGAATGGGAAGCCTCGGTTTTTGCGTTTTTATGATGGAAGT agTCATGAAAGGCAACaattaataacaaaaaaaattcacgagataattataaaaagacCACCAAATGAATGTTGTTGTTTTATTGATAATGAGGAATTGTTTGGTTCGGATatgaaaattgtatatag GCACTTTGCTACgttattctttatttttataattgatTCCATGGAGAGTGAGTTAGGGATTTTAGACTTAATTCAG GTCTTTGTGCAGGTTTTGGATGtgaattttgaaaatgtttGTGAATTAGATTtagtatataattatgaacag ataaattatatattggaTGAAATTGTAATGGGAG GAATAGTACTGGAAACAAACATTGATGCTATATTACATTCGATCAATGGgtctaaaaaattaattgataatgaatcatcattttttggtgattaa
- a CDS encoding translation initiation factor eIF-2B subunit beta, putative, translating into MKETHVHNNILDKNEKIVHAPNNNNPNLINNSSNDNYNKSFKNFKEEYIEQNQKTHTNMCEQKDNHLHSQNICNQNFKENEIIKFEKKKKKSENLKKKRQKEIISAYWLKGIADILNEGFKNGYIKGSNIIGKKIADVLKKVVEIYHWESVYELIEIIKYLGKEIIKNNKMVFIIPNIIRRVLTIIRTEHFKQLYLYNNNYIDIMNKNNNMIIDELTNKTVNNRFLYERELLNFDKSLSCYFENSSKKNTYKIPATNTLKHSIIEGITELIAEIDLSWGETEQRTSYDLFMENDVILTMGYSFGVEKFLKNINKKKEGISIIVVGGDINRNGFKMAKLLSEDGVDTTYIPDSAIYAVIPKVTKVVIGSVAVSSSGGAITKIGGYNIACSAFFYSKPVIIVLPLFKLLYDPLYDPLRHNELQPGPPMIYNNTENFYIRISKYDYIPQKFINLYITEIGPIDSFQLYNIAKKKYHPDDIDLSFD; encoded by the coding sequence atgaaagaaaCACATGTCCATAATAACATACtcgataaaaatgaaaaaatagttCATGCCCCTAACAACAACAATCCCAATCTGATAAATAACTCATCAAATGACAACTATAATAAAagctttaaaaattttaaagagGAATACATTGAGCAAAATCAAAAAACGCACACAAACATGTGTGAACAAAAAGATAATCACCTGCACAGTCAGAATATATGTAACcaaaattttaaagaaaatgaaattataaaatttgaaaaaaaaaaaaaaaaaagtgaaaatttgaaaaaaaaacgacaaaaagaaataatctCTGCATATTGGCTAAAAGGTATTGctgatatattaaatgaaggatttaaaaatggatatattaaaggtagtaatattataggaaaaaaaattgcagacgttttaaaaaaagttgttgaaatatatcattGGGAAAGTGTATATGAATTaattgaaataataaaatatttaggaaaagaaattattaaaaataataaaatggtatttataataccaaatattataagaaGAGTATTAACTATAATAAGAACTGAACATTTTAAACaactttatttatataataataattatatagatattatgaataaaaataataatatgattattgatgaattaacaaataaaacagTTAATAAtcgttttttatatgagcGAGaacttttaaattttgataaatcCCTTTCAtgttattttgaaaattcatcaaaaaaaaatacatataaaataccTGCAACAAATACATTAAAACATTCAATAATTGAAGGAATAACAGAACTAATTGCTGAAATTGATTTATCATGGGGGGAAACTGAACAAAGAACTTCTTATGACCTGTTCATGGAAAATGATGTCATTTTAACCATGGGATATTCATTTGGGGTTGAAAAATtcctaaaaaatattaacaaaaaaaaagaaggaaTATCTATTATTGTAGTTGGGGGTGATATAAATAGAAATGGATTTAAAATGGCAAAATTATTAAGTGAAGATGGTGTAGATACAACATATATACCTGACTCAGCTATTTATGCAGTTATACCAAAAGTAACAAAAGTTGTTATAGGCTCAGTAGCTGTTTCATCTTCTGGTGGCGCTATTACTAAAATTGGTGGATATAATATTGCTTGTTcagcatttttttattcaaaacCGGTAATTATTGTATTaccattatttaaattactTTATGATCCATTATATGACCCTTTAAGACACAATGAATTACAACCAGGCCCACCAatgatttataataataccgaaaatttttatattcgaatatcaaaatatgattatattcctcaaaaatttattaatctATATATAACAGAAATTGGACCTATAGACTCttttcaattatataatattgcaaaaaaaaagtatcaTCCAGATGATATAGATTTAAGTTTtgattaa